The genomic DNA GATGAAAGTATGGACGGTCTAAttaaaaactcttttttttcagccgAATGACCCTGATTTCAGCCCAACCTTTGGGCGGTTCTTCAATGGCCCCTGGTCAGATCGAGATCATGTTGGACCGTCGTCTCATGCAGGACGACAACCGAGGACTCTTCCAAGGCGTGACGGACAATCACGTCACGCCCCACGTGTTCTATCTTCTTTTAGAGAGGAAGCTTGGGAATTGCCAGGTATGCTCTAAAAGCTAAAGGCATCTATTGAGCTTGTGATCAAACTTTCAACATGCTTTTAGGATGAGGCTAAAGATCCTCAGGCTTCTTACCCGTCGCTTTTAGCCTCGCAGATGCGGCATACGTTACTGAATCCCATGAAACGCCTTTTGTGGGTCGGAAAGAACCATGCGATTGACGGCTTCTCCAAATCATACGAACCTCTAGAAAAAGACATTCCCTGCGATATTCATGTTGTGAATCTGCGGACTATGCAGAAGACGGCCATCAAAACGGAACCGGGCGACGAAAGTGCCCTCATAGTTCATCGGCAAGGATTCAATGGGTGTTATAAACCAGTGGGGATGACTTGTTCAACAAACGGTGGAAAGGTACGTAACTTGAGTTTGACCCAAATTTGTGCTTGAATACACCTTTTGACTGGATTGCTTGAACATTTCAGATCAGTTTGGAAGAACTGTTCCCAGAGTTGTACAGCTCGTCGGTGAATCAAATGTCCTTGTCACTTTTGTACGATGGGTTGAAGGTGGAGAAGGGTTTCACGGTTTCCATCAAGCCCATGGAAATATATTCCTTCCTCTTAAAGCGATGAAAAAGTACTTTGCCAGAGAATTAGCCCCAAAAGCACAAGGAACCAGCGTGAACGATGGATAATTGTTAATACATGTTAATTTTGTTATACAATACAGCTGTGATATTTTTCCCCACGATTTTCATCCTGGTTACGTTCATTGGCTTAACAAGTGTTAAAAGGCAATTGATCAGAGTATGATGTTTCAGTTCTAAAACCAAGTGATTGAGCCTGGTTGTATCATGCGAACAAATTGGATCCTCAGGCTGGTGATTGGTGTGGCTTGTCTGGTCGGATTAAAACACACCATACCGTCACATGTTGATATTTATTGGGTACAGCGCTTTCGAGGGCCTCAACCAAAGAGGATCTTCTTCATCGAAACAAATCCAGAAACGACTCACGTCAGTTTAATGGCTCATTGTGCGGTTGAAAGTGCAGCGAGAAAAAATCCAGATTTTCTCGTCACTTTCATCATCGACCAGAGATGTCGCAACATGAAAATGGGTTGGTATATGGTAGCTGGTAGATGAGTACATGGGTTTAAGAAGAATATCGGTCTTGAAAGCACTAAACAAATCATTCATAATTCACATTCTGATTTCATACTAAAGCATGAGACAACTTaaatgccttttttgttcTAATGAATAATTATACCCATGCGGAGACGGTAAAGTTCTGttctaatttctttttttcaatctaaTCCTAAGATACGCTTAGATTTGCACACTCGGGCCAACCGAAAATCAATCTTACAGGGTCGACCATGGGCTTAAACAACATAGAGTACATGGTATTGAATACCACAGAGATATTCGCGAATTCCATCCTGAGCAACATTGCGGCCAAAATTGATAACGCCACAAATCATCAATTGTACACAGTCAGTGACTTATTGCGAATGGTCCTTTTATACCACTTGGGAGGGGCTTACTTTGACTATGATGTCATTTCCATTCGAGCCATTCCCcaacagttttcaaatttcgcgCCAATGATCAGAGCCAAGGAAAAATGGTGGCTAACCTCTTGCTTGCTCAGATTTTATCAGCCTCAAAATCAGTTATTGGCCAATATTCTGAAGGAAGTGGTACGAGTATTAGATACAGAATAgattttctttcatccatGTTTAATCGATTCCAACGTTTTTTAATCAACTCAGCCTCTGGTCATTGACACCGCCAAAAGAGGTGAATTGGATTTCAAGCTAGTAACCAGGGTGGCGGAAAGATTTTGTCATCTCACGAATTCAACTCTTGGTGGAAAGTATTTTCAGTGTCCAAgggaatttcaatttcattccttaACATCTAAGAGCGGATTCATGGGGCAAGGACTATGGTGGTGTCGCTTGAAGCAATTGCGACAATTTACAGGCAAGTCAAACGATTTTCATACTGTTTACCGTGGTCACAACGGTCGATGCCTATTTCTGATTTCCCGCTTGTTTCCGTTTCGATTTAACTCACAAAGGGACTCCAATCCGAGGAGTCGTTATCAATTATCAATTAACATATTATCTGACACTTCGTTTCCAGAGAACCATTCGAATTTTAAGAATTTATTTACCATACACTTCAAcgatttcaaaaatgtgttccacaaCAATGCTTCCTACTTACTGGGTTTAGATGATTTGTCTTATATTATGAGATCCCACTGCCCTGCCACTTATAACCACATTCGACGGATTTCGTATTAGATGTCAAGTTTATTAGTATGCAGTACATTACAATGAATCACAAGACAAACATATTCAATATCACAGcatgttgaaatatttttaattgcaaaGATTTCCCGGATTTTTCTTCTGAAGGAATCTGTTCACTTTTAAGGCCAAGCATATCTCACATTCTTACAATGCGATCGCATGCCTTGATCGTGCCCGGAAACAAATGACAATGGATGGATAAAAACCTTGTGGGGTCTTTTGCCTCGGACAAGCCCCCAATTTGTACAATATTCTGTTCTTGATCAGAATAAGTGGAATAGCTGAATGAAAtctaaaataaaatcaaaattgcattGATGTCACAAGTCGCTAAACTCTTATTTCCTGGCAATTACGTACCTGATCCGAAAACGACTCTTGGGGAATGAGTTTGAGGGCCTCGAGATGTGAGTGAAACTTTGGAACTGGGGTAAGTCGGGTTTTGAAGAGATGTTCAATGATATATCCCACGGTCACGTCATCCGGTAATCGGATGGACTCGCCCGTTGCTACGAAAGCATTATCCCTCACTTTGGGTAGTATTTTTTCCACCAAAGGTCGACTAAGGCAAAATCCGGCACCTCCTGTTGCGAACCAGAAGGATACTTTTTTCTTGCTTACATTCTGAAAACCATAAAACTGTTTTAGTTTTACGAGATCAAATCTTGTTTCCGGTTTTAAGATAAGTCTCGTAGTTCATTCCAGCAAGGGACACTACAATCTATTTACTTTTGCACTCGCAGAAAGTTGGTACAGTACTTTAGTGAAATTTGCGTCGAAAAAAATATACTTATAATCAATTGTTGGTTAGCACTGAAATGGCTTCTTACTTTGCGTTGATCTTGGATGTGATCCAGAACATTGATTGGTTCTGGGATCGAAGTCTTCCCCAGGTAGAGTTCGTCTTCAGGGTTGAAGTGCTGGAGCATTTTGACCAAAGCGGGGATATTCACGTAATTATCGTCATCGAAATGGCAAAACCAtctgaaatgagaaacgtGTTTGTTTAGTTTGAATGAGACATCTCGGATTGGGatcacttttgtttttcacggtcTCTGTACTTTTCTCAATAGAGGGCACAAATCTTCCTCCAAGGTGGAAAGTCGTTAAGATCAAACTGTCAGATAATCGTAATTAGAGGCGAGATTTAGGGAACATGCTTCCAACGGAGCCATAAGCGGACCCGGGACCTCAGGAAGTTTCTCTCCCGTTCAATTGAGGGATGGAAAAGAATTTCAAGCACAGAGCCTCAATCAAGCATCCTGGGGGTTCCTATCCTCCCCTTAGCCTAATCATTTTGGAGTGGCTAGATGGACCCCTCCTTTAATTTCCCCATTTCTGCACTCAATTTAACGTGGAATGCAAGTTGATATTTAATCACCAACCAAACAGGCCGATGAGCTAACCACTAGCCCCTAGCCCCTACATCCTTACAAGTGGATCTCTAGAGTGTGGACTTTGAAAACATATTGGGTTCTACAATCCAACTGCGAGGGGACGTTTGAGAGAATGGGGTGAAAAGGACTCGACAAGAGTGATGGTCTAGTGGAATGGTCAGTTCGCTTTCCCTGCAAAGCAGCAGGGGTGCCCAAAAGTCCATGAATCTAATCTAGGTGTCTATTGTACCCAGCCTAAAAGAACCAAAGGTGCTGGCGACCAGGGTTGTTGTGTAGGGCATGCTAGAGCGCTTTAGGCCACGATAGTGGTGTCATTTCTTGGACAAGGGATCGACGATCGAGTGGTTTTACGCGCCAAGCAATGACTTTGTGTTTTGGAGGTTTGCTGATTTCATCAGGTGGTACATCCCAACCTTATATGAATGGAAATGGTAAGTttataataacaataacaatcaATCTTTATTGTGACTCTTGGTAATGGTAAGTTACTTATGTACAATTTTTACTTGTAATACTCTTAATACAAGCGCAACTCTTTTTGCGTTACTCTTTTTGTAGGGTGTCAAAACATCTTTGCTCGTCATCGCAAAACGCTACTTTCATGGATTAAGTTCTTTGGCGTACATCTATCCCCAAATTGGAGAGCCACCAAGTTAGAGTGAGAAGTTGTTTTCTTCCCTGCCCCCATCTCATTTGCCTTCAAAACCAAGGCAAAAGATCTCGAGCAACCTTTTAGATTTCAGATTACAACAGATCCATAACTCATGACTCGAGCGATTTCGCTCTCCTTCATGTCAGATGGAATCGCTCTCATTTTTTGTCGCCCTATCACAACAATGCCACTTTTTGCGGTCCTTCATTTCTCTCTCGACTCGATTACGCTTTCAACTTTGCACttgccatttgaaaatgaaaaaaggacaGACCACGTGTCCCATAATTTGCCTGATATTAATATTTCGCTCATGTCCCTAACAGCATATGGCGGAGGTGTTTTTTACTCCGTGTTTTGATTTAAGGGCAGACATTCGTTCCTCATTGATCTGGCAGCGAGCGATTCATGGGGATGTAATAAACTCTTTTTTGAATCTGTAGGGTGCCATCCAAAGAACCGCGTGACTAGCTATCATTACATGTAATAACTAAAGCGATCAACTCGCTGATTTGAGATCGAAAGAGGAGAGCTCTGTTCTTCGGAAATTCGCCTTCCAGATCCGAGCTCTAGGATGCATGCTTCTGGGCAAATCTTAAACGTTCTTCTACACACACCATGTATCGTATAATCGTGGTCCAAACCCTGGCATTCTTTTTGGGAGGGGTGCCAAGAACAAGGAGAAGACGATTGCCTTGGTGGCAGGTTGGAACTGGTAGTAAAATGAAGATAGAGAGCGAGACACAGAGAgacagggagagagagagcccTACCATTATTTCTAATGATTGCTTTGCTTCTACAACCTTTTTCTTCCGTACGCTCGCTCCAAGCAATCATAACTCTTTGGGCGTCTCGtgtcatccatgaaggatgaCTCCATTCCTGGGCAGACCGGTGCCTCTTTTTgagttttaattttttcaatttttatcctGCTGAACGATTTTGTCgttcaaagtcaaaagaaatatttttttttgttttgtcgcaaaatcatgatttttttatacCAAAGCAACCACTAAATTAGTAAGCATAAGAGGTTTTCTATATCGGTTTG from Tigriopus californicus strain San Diego chromosome 1, Tcal_SD_v2.1, whole genome shotgun sequence includes the following:
- the LOC131889136 gene encoding fringe glycosyltransferase-like encodes the protein MKVLMKHIVIAITAGLTLAVVGVLLLRSHSPQPSTHSFRMIWRQHKLKLLDHNLRKRSLTAPSFPTSLKDVFISVKTSKRFHRSRLDVILKTWHTLAKDQIWFFTDDDDLRVAKRVQSGHLINTKCSSSHNRSSLCCKMAAEIMAFASTPDKRWFCHFDDDNYVNIPALVKMLQHFNPEDELYLGKTSIPEPINVLDHIQDQRKNVSKKKVSFWFATGGAGFCLSRPLVEKILPKVRDNAFVATGESIRLPDDVTVGYIIEHLFKTRLTPVPKFHSHLEALKLIPQESFSDQISFSYSTYSDQEQNIVQIGGLSEAKDPTRFLSIHCHLFPGTIKACDRIVRM
- the LOC131889153 gene encoding alpha-1,4-N-acetylglucosaminyltransferase-like isoform X1, yielding MRTNWILRLVIGVACLVGLKHTIPSHVDIYWVQRFRGPQPKRIFFIETNPETTHVSLMAHCAVESAARKNPDFLVTFIIDQRCRNMKMGSTMGLNNIEYMVLNTTEIFANSILSNIAAKIDNATNHQLYTVSDLLRMVLLYHLGGAYFDYDVISIRAIPQQFSNFAPMIRAKEKWWLTSCLLRFYQPQNQLLANILKEVPLVIDTAKRGELDFKLVTRVAERFCHLTNSTLGGKYFQCPREFQFHSLTSKSGFMGQGLWWCRLKQLRQFTENHSNFKNLFTIHFNDFKNVFHNNASYLLGLDDLSYIMRSHCPATYNHIRRISY
- the LOC131889153 gene encoding uncharacterized protein LOC131889153 isoform X2; its protein translation is MGLNNIEYMVLNTTEIFANSILSNIAAKIDNATNHQLYTVSDLLRMVLLYHLGGAYFDYDVISIRAIPQQFSNFAPMIRAKEKWWLTSCLLRFYQPQNQLLANILKEVPLVIDTAKRGELDFKLVTRVAERFCHLTNSTLGGKYFQCPREFQFHSLTSKSGFMGQGLWWCRLKQLRQFTENHSNFKNLFTIHFNDFKNVFHNNASYLLGLDDLSYIMRSHCPATYNHIRRISY